A region of Bacillota bacterium DNA encodes the following proteins:
- a CDS encoding aspartyl-phosphate phosphatase Spo0E family protein, whose protein sequence is MSLNHGLYTIKSCGELIMLHEELLVKIEELRLKLINHSIKEAGFDEQLRISQELDKYIAEYQRTIMQGEKMITDR, encoded by the coding sequence ATGAGCTTGAACCATGGATTATATACAATAAAATCTTGCGGGGAACTAATTATGTTGCATGAAGAATTGCTTGTCAAAATAGAAGAGCTTCGTCTTAAATTAATTAACCATTCAATTAAAGAAGCAGGTTTTGATGAACAGCTCAGGATCAGCCAGGAGCTTGATAAATACATAGCGGAATACCAAAGGACCATTATGCAAGGAGAAAAAATGATCACGGATCGATAA
- a CDS encoding DUF1294 domain-containing protein: MEIIIGYIIVINLSGIIIMGYDKDCAQNYRWRVPEKTLLLLCLAGGSIGVFMGMRLFRHKTRHKLFTFGVPSILLAQMWLIAYSLLKTAGY, from the coding sequence ATGGAAATTATAATTGGATATATTATTGTTATTAATCTATCAGGGATAATTATAATGGGTTATGACAAGGATTGCGCACAAAATTACAGATGGCGGGTTCCTGAGAAAACATTATTATTGTTATGCCTCGCCGGGGGTTCTATAGGAGTTTTTATGGGCATGCGCCTTTTTCGTCATAAAACCAGACACAAGCTTTTCACATTTGGCGTCCCAAGTATACTACTTGCACAAATGTGGTTAATAGCATATTCACTGCTAAAAACCGCGGGTTATTAA
- a CDS encoding DUF370 domain-containing protein, with amino-acid sequence MMAKLVNIGFGNTAARNRIISIVSPELAPIKRIVTEASRQGYADRRNLGRRTGRLTGSRPD; translated from the coding sequence ATCATGGCTAAATTGGTTAATATCGGTTTCGGCAACACTGCTGCACGAAACAGGATAATTTCTATTGTAAGCCCGGAGTTAGCACCTATTAAAAGGATTGTCACGGAAGCATCGCGACAGGGGTATGCTGATAGACGCAACCTTGGGCGCAGGACTGGGCGGTTGACCGGGAGCAGGCCTGACTAG
- a CDS encoding CGGC domain-containing protein, whose protein sequence is MPRIGIITCSNCTQDLNCASAVCLADMRKKRGFFEKYREQEVVLVGIISCAGCPTIGAPEKILKRVKSLASLRADVIHLSYCMTAVCPFINKYIKVIKEAYPKIEIVEGTHKPRDKRIFQAEVRELLCIENRDMTDLILSR, encoded by the coding sequence ATGCCAAGAATAGGAATAATAACATGTTCAAATTGTACGCAAGACCTTAACTGTGCTTCAGCAGTTTGCTTAGCCGATATGCGAAAAAAGAGGGGCTTTTTTGAGAAGTACCGGGAACAGGAAGTGGTCTTAGTTGGCATTATTTCCTGTGCCGGTTGTCCAACTATTGGAGCCCCTGAAAAAATCTTAAAAAGAGTAAAGTCTTTGGCTAGTTTGAGGGCTGACGTAATCCATCTTTCATATTGCATGACTGCCGTTTGTCCCTTTATTAATAAGTATATAAAAGTAATCAAGGAAGCATATCCCAAAATAGAAATAGTTGAAGGGACGCACAAGCCTCGTGATAAAAGAATATTCCAAGCTGAGGTGCGTGAATTACTATGCATTGAAAATAGGGATATGACAGATCTTATTTTGAGTCGTTGA
- a CDS encoding transposase translates to MADLQLDLFPMSYYNTLGFDRELIDYIEFVDDSFVYDLIQPLYKKGGRIPHNPITMFRAHYLYFTKNEISSYRDLERNLNKPQNQSYRNFIFAGGSQRIPSHNSMSDFRSKVGVELFYQILFKIVAQALKLDGFLNPSLTAVDSRPLFANVGRPGKKHCNCDKKKCSCPKTFTDPDAAVGSMRNKTNMNKYFVGYRKHTIVSHSKQGPVPLISITLPANVHDVKVLLPLLEKLDQVEDLKLEYLVTDLGYFDHDVNVETLAKHDVILTTGVKKNTVLPEDMNNDRQFLCPQDKPLIWDSFDRETMDIWFLGDEKHCQHCLFNPTCDKYFHQNYWENPLINSPVPLGSKLHKEFQKFRKQVELNFAIESNSLDSVMRHKKLPIRRLPSVEIFSIMADTFRLIKLMIRHMQATAVPEGRDKTLEAMKVKHYAYPASA, encoded by the coding sequence ATGGCAGACCTTCAGTTGGACCTTTTTCCCATGAGCTATTATAACACACTTGGATTTGATAGAGAACTCATTGACTATATTGAATTTGTGGATGATTCGTTTGTATATGATCTCATTCAGCCGTTATACAAGAAAGGTGGACGTATTCCCCATAATCCAATAACTATGTTCAGAGCTCATTATTTGTATTTTACCAAAAATGAAATCAGCTCTTATCGTGACTTAGAGCGTAATTTAAACAAGCCACAGAACCAAAGTTACCGCAATTTCATTTTTGCAGGCGGATCACAACGTATACCTTCTCATAACAGCATGAGTGACTTTAGATCTAAAGTAGGAGTTGAGCTTTTTTACCAGATACTGTTCAAAATTGTTGCTCAAGCACTGAAGCTCGATGGTTTTCTAAATCCTTCCCTTACTGCTGTAGACTCCAGGCCACTGTTTGCAAATGTTGGCCGGCCGGGGAAAAAGCACTGTAATTGTGATAAAAAGAAATGCTCTTGTCCAAAAACATTCACTGACCCGGACGCCGCTGTGGGCAGTATGCGTAACAAAACTAACATGAACAAATACTTTGTCGGTTATCGCAAACATACTATCGTCAGTCATTCCAAGCAAGGCCCGGTACCGCTGATCTCGATAACTTTACCTGCCAACGTACATGACGTAAAAGTACTGCTCCCACTGTTAGAAAAACTAGATCAGGTAGAAGACCTTAAGCTTGAATACCTGGTGACTGACCTCGGCTATTTTGACCATGATGTTAACGTTGAAACTCTAGCCAAACACGATGTGATTTTAACAACTGGCGTCAAGAAAAACACTGTGCTGCCAGAGGATATGAATAACGACCGCCAATTCCTGTGTCCACAAGACAAGCCACTAATATGGGATAGCTTTGACAGAGAAACCATGGATATATGGTTTCTGGGTGACGAAAAGCATTGTCAACACTGTCTTTTCAACCCAACTTGCGATAAGTATTTTCACCAGAACTATTGGGAAAATCCTCTGATCAACAGCCCGGTACCGCTTGGTTCGAAGCTACACAAGGAGTTTCAAAAGTTTCGCAAACAGGTAGAGCTCAATTTTGCTATAGAATCAAATTCCCTGGACTCAGTTATGCGGCATAAGAAGTTACCAATACGACGCCTTCCTAGCGTAGAAATATTCAGTATTATGGCGGATACCTTCAGGCTAATCAAGCTCATGATCCGTCACATGCAGGCTACCGCCGTTCCTGAAGGGAGAGACAAAACCTTGGAGGCTATGAAAGTCAAGCATTATGCCTACCCAGCTAGTGCGTAA
- a CDS encoding copper amine oxidase N-terminal domain-containing protein — MTKYTREVHMSLLHKKRIILLLGLFCLLVASPATAGNLSYDVNVKVDCNAVNFPDQKPFIETEKNRTYVPVRFVTEKLGAKVDWDEATQTAIVKKENKVVKATVNDNNPTVNGDTVSLDAPVILMNGRSLVPLRFMSEVMGSEIKWDGTTRTVYIGMEEELARCPNPDQQVAPQQPSENVGENNSGGSSGSGQGQQPSGGNGQGQQPSGQQPSGGSQIPAHLDKNGNGILDAAEKSGGYNKSGSSKPGSNPDFNLGTDLPNN; from the coding sequence ATGACTAAGTATACAAGGGAGGTACATATGAGTTTATTGCACAAAAAGAGGATTATTCTACTACTCGGTTTATTTTGCCTTTTAGTGGCCTCACCGGCAACTGCCGGCAACCTAAGCTATGATGTCAACGTCAAGGTAGATTGTAATGCGGTCAATTTCCCTGACCAAAAGCCCTTCATAGAAACCGAAAAGAACCGGACCTACGTACCAGTACGGTTTGTAACGGAAAAGTTGGGAGCCAAAGTAGATTGGGACGAAGCAACTCAAACAGCAATCGTTAAAAAAGAAAACAAAGTAGTTAAAGCAACTGTAAATGACAATAATCCTACAGTAAACGGCGACACAGTAAGCCTAGACGCACCAGTAATACTTATGAATGGCCGTTCACTGGTGCCTCTCAGGTTTATGAGTGAGGTAATGGGGTCGGAAATAAAATGGGACGGAACAACACGGACGGTTTATATCGGTATGGAAGAAGAACTAGCACGATGCCCTAATCCTGATCAACAAGTAGCACCACAACAACCTAGTGAGAATGTTGGAGAGAACAATAGTGGGGGTAGCAGTGGTAGTGGACAAGGACAGCAGCCTAGCGGAGGTAATGGACAAGGGCAACAACCTAGTGGGCAACAGCCTAGTGGTGGTAGTCAAATACCAGCACATTTAGATAAGAACGGTAACGGTATACTGGACGCAGCGGAAAAATCAGGTGGATATAACAAAAGTGGCAGTAGTAAACCAGGATCAAACCCAGACTTCAATCTTGGGACAGACTTACCAAATAATTAA